The following proteins are encoded in a genomic region of Sulfurovum indicum:
- a CDS encoding efflux RND transporter periplasmic adaptor subunit, with product MKKFYILMTVSIIGLALGITAVGYGDRIISSKTVPIPSVKLPFKSFIAGTGIVEAESKNITVGSPVSGLIQKVYVQSGDKIQKGTLLFEIDDTLLQSRIMVSKAEIKAARAKLTRIKHHFELIENFKKVSPQMVTKEQYIQAQDRYKEAQEMFEISKVKLSALQEQLKRYKIYSPIDGTVLRSKISKGDFFDNRSNALIIGSDNVNVRVSINEYDISKFKPGTKAVAYMRGNHKEKIELSYRYTIPYVMPKTNLTGRSTERTDTRVLQVVYAVKRATTFPLYVGEQLDIFIQTPRQGN from the coding sequence ATGAAAAAGTTTTATATTTTGATGACCGTTTCAATCATCGGTCTTGCTCTTGGAATCACGGCAGTTGGATACGGAGACAGGATAATATCATCAAAAACCGTGCCTATCCCTTCTGTAAAACTGCCTTTTAAATCATTTATAGCAGGAACAGGGATCGTAGAAGCAGAGAGTAAAAATATTACCGTTGGCTCTCCTGTTTCCGGTCTCATTCAGAAAGTCTATGTGCAAAGCGGAGACAAGATACAGAAGGGAACACTTCTTTTTGAAATAGACGATACGCTTCTTCAAAGCAGAATAATGGTTTCCAAAGCCGAAATAAAAGCTGCCAGGGCAAAGCTGACACGTATAAAACACCACTTCGAACTGATAGAAAACTTCAAAAAAGTCTCTCCTCAAATGGTTACGAAAGAGCAATACATACAGGCACAGGACCGCTACAAAGAGGCACAAGAGATGTTTGAAATCTCAAAAGTGAAACTATCCGCCTTGCAGGAACAATTAAAACGCTATAAGATCTACAGTCCTATAGATGGCACAGTATTAAGGTCTAAGATCAGCAAGGGAGACTTTTTTGACAACCGAAGCAACGCACTTATTATCGGTAGCGATAATGTGAATGTACGCGTTAGCATCAATGAATATGATATTTCAAAGTTCAAACCGGGTACAAAAGCAGTGGCATATATGCGGGGCAACCATAAAGAGAAGATCGAATTAAGCTATAGATATACGATCCCTTACGTTATGCCCAAAACCAACTTGACAGGGAGAAGTACAGAGCGTACCGATACACGTGTGCTTCAAGTCGTCTACGCTGTAAAAAGAGCAACAACCTTCCCTCTTTATGTGGGGGAACAACTGGATATCTTTATCCAAACCCCCAGGCAGGGAAACTAA
- a CDS encoding ABC transporter permease — protein sequence MFEVAVKMLMHDRTKFLGLFTGIGFTAFLVTFAMAYFAGFMTRGFALVSENPSGNVWVMDPAVNSTEATINMSDASLGLVRSVKGVNYAVPFYISNVTARFPNGHFQSFQMIGVDDATLSGTPEPENGLNAALLHMPDSIIVDSGGSSGKLQTPLHQKDIWPYDGAHLDAPTRKLRYGDELLINDKRVVIRGLSSTIPRFPPRPLIYTTQSNFKRLNPGENRYITFIMVKGEKNISASTLADNISRQTGLKAITSDAFKRETVLWFLVNSEDVGDMINMIILAMLVGFGVTGVMLYMFTYENLRQYAVLKAMGASSKQLVTMVFTQAFIGVIIGSGTGIGVSALLGGSAASADFPFRMMWFAPLLGFLGVLIVSITAAFISVRAILHMEPGIVFSQR from the coding sequence ATGTTTGAAGTAGCGGTCAAAATGCTGATGCATGACAGAACCAAATTTCTTGGACTTTTTACAGGTATTGGCTTTACTGCATTTTTAGTGACATTTGCCATGGCATATTTTGCAGGATTTATGACAAGAGGTTTTGCACTGGTGAGTGAAAATCCCTCTGGCAATGTCTGGGTAATGGACCCTGCTGTCAACTCAACAGAAGCAACGATCAACATGAGTGATGCGTCTCTGGGACTTGTTCGCAGTGTCAAAGGGGTAAACTATGCTGTCCCTTTCTATATAAGTAACGTAACAGCCAGGTTTCCAAATGGACATTTTCAGTCATTTCAGATGATCGGTGTAGATGACGCTACATTGAGCGGTACCCCAGAACCGGAAAACGGCTTAAATGCTGCCCTTCTGCATATGCCAGACAGCATCATTGTCGACAGTGGCGGAAGCAGTGGCAAGCTTCAGACACCACTGCATCAAAAAGATATATGGCCGTATGACGGGGCACACCTTGATGCACCTACACGAAAACTAAGATATGGAGACGAGTTGCTCATAAATGACAAAAGGGTGGTAATAAGAGGTCTCTCCTCAACTATTCCAAGATTTCCGCCAAGACCATTGATCTATACAACACAGTCAAACTTCAAGCGACTCAATCCCGGAGAAAACAGGTACATCACTTTTATTATGGTAAAGGGAGAAAAAAATATTTCAGCCAGTACTTTAGCCGATAATATCTCTAGGCAGACAGGACTAAAGGCCATTACCAGTGATGCATTCAAAAGAGAGACCGTCCTGTGGTTTCTTGTTAACTCCGAAGATGTAGGCGATATGATCAACATGATTATCCTTGCAATGCTTGTAGGTTTTGGAGTCACCGGTGTCATGCTCTATATGTTCACCTATGAAAATCTCAGACAATATGCTGTTCTAAAAGCGATGGGAGCATCCAGTAAGCAATTGGTGACTATGGTGTTCACACAGGCTTTTATAGGTGTAATAATCGGAAGCGGTACAGGTATAGGAGTATCTGCTTTATTAGGTGGGAGTGCAGCCAGTGCAGATTTTCCGTTTCGCATGATGTGGTTTGCCCCTTTGCTTGGCTTTTTGGGCGTTCTGATCGTAAGTATTACTGCAGCTTTTATCAGTGTAAGAGCGATTCTGCACATGGAACCGGGTATTGTATTTTCCCAAAGATAA